Proteins from a single region of Ananas comosus cultivar F153 linkage group 3, ASM154086v1, whole genome shotgun sequence:
- the LOC109708106 gene encoding uncharacterized protein LOC109708106, translating into MGNCAFRGFEEGGDSSSTIKVVTASGGIVELRQPVAVESVTNGFPGHGVYRIRSFSSPQQLLHNEELIAGERYYLRPINHPHHTLPSHAAPYRVSFDRDGSFWKKQEIAQSAVPYNRFHGYVGNSCNSGGGMWKVKLVISPQQLNEILSQEARTEALIESVRAVGQWGFLSGELRPVEPRE; encoded by the coding sequence ATGGGAAACTGTGCGTTTAGAGGCTTCGAAGAGGGCGGAGACAGCAGCAGCACAATAAAGGTCGTGACTGCCAGCGGCGGAATTGTGGAGCTGCGACAGCCCGTCGCTGTGGAGTCCGTCACAAACGGCTTCCCCGGCCACGGCGTTTACCGCATCCGCAGCTTTTCCTCCCCGCAGCAGCTCCTTCACAACGAGGAGCTTATCGCCGGAGAGCGCTACTACCTCCGCCCCATCAACCACCCTCACCACACCCTCCCCTCCCACGCCGCGCCCTACCGCGTCTCCTTCGACCGCGACGGCAGCTTCTGGAAGAAGCAGGAGATCGCGCAGAGTGCGGTTCCGTACAACAGGTTTCATGGCTACGTAGGAAATAGTTGTAATAGCGGTGGGGGAATGTGGAAGGTGAAGTTGGTGATAAGCCCCCAGCAGTTGAATGAGATTCTGTCGCAAGAAGCGAGGACGGAAGCGTTGATCGAGAGCGTCAGGGCGGTGGGGCAGTGGGGCTTTCTCAGTGGCGAGCTCCGACCAGTGGAGCCTCGCGAGTAG